A region from the Proteobacteria bacterium CG1_02_64_396 genome encodes:
- a CDS encoding 5-(carboxyamino)imidazole ribonucleotide mutase yields the protein MSSAPQVAVLMGSDSDWSVMEYAVRQLAEFDIVCEARVMSAHRTPDVVQRFVHEAPSRGIKLFIVGAGSAAHLAGAVSAHCTLPVIGVPLEVGGLGGMDALLATVQMPAGIPVATVAVGKAGATNAGILAAQMLAIADPEIAAKVAAHRAAMAGKVAERDRAVQAQAAALLKG from the coding sequence ATGAGCAGCGCCCCCCAGGTCGCCGTGTTGATGGGTTCCGACAGCGATTGGTCGGTGATGGAGTATGCGGTGCGGCAACTGGCCGAGTTCGACATCGTCTGCGAAGCGCGGGTGATGAGCGCCCACCGCACCCCCGATGTGGTGCAGCGCTTCGTACACGAGGCCCCCAGCCGGGGCATCAAACTCTTCATCGTGGGGGCCGGATCGGCCGCTCACCTGGCGGGCGCCGTTTCGGCCCATTGCACACTGCCGGTGATCGGGGTGCCGCTGGAGGTCGGGGGTTTGGGGGGGATGGACGCCCTGCTGGCGACCGTGCAAATGCCCGCCGGGATTCCGGTGGCGACCGTGGCGGTGGGCAAGGCGGGGGCGACCAACGCCGGGATTCTGGCCGCCCAAATGCTGGCCATCGCCGACCCCGAGATCGCCGCCAAGGTCGCCGCCCACCGCGCCGCAATGGCGGGCAAGGTGGCCGAGCGGGACCGGGCTGTGCAGGCGCAAGCGGCAGCGCTCTTGAAGGGGTAA